The proteins below are encoded in one region of Conger conger chromosome 17, fConCon1.1, whole genome shotgun sequence:
- the LOC133116767 gene encoding neurogenic differentiation factor 1-like: protein MTKSYSEEGMMPESQDAADWNDECLGSQDECDMDKKNGERIAIGRNCDHVCEDASRLEDDDDEEDEEEEEEEEEEDGDDQKPKRRGPKKKKMTKARLQRSKVRRVKANARERNRMHGLNDALECLRKVVPCYSKTQKLSKIETLRLAKNYIWALSEILRSGKSPDVMSFVQALCKGLSQPTTNLVAGCLQLNPRTFHPEQGQELPSHMQTVSASFPAHPYSYQTPGLPSPPYGTMDSSHIFHVKSSSYASALEPFFETPLTDCTSPSFDGPLSPPLSVNGNFSFKHEGSSDFEKNYAFSMHYPGAGLAGAQGHASLYGSSTQRCEVPMETITSYDGHSHHERLMNAQLNAIFHE, encoded by the coding sequence ATGACAAAGTCGTACTCAGAAGAGGGCATGATGCCAGAATCCCAGGACGCAGCAGACTGGAATGACGAGTGTCTTGGATCACAGGATGAATGTGACATGGACAAGAAAAACGGGGAACGTATAGCGATTGGGAGGAATTGTGACCATGTCTGTGAAGATGCGAGTAGActtgaagatgatgatgatgaggaggatgaggaagaggaagaggaagaggaggaagaggacggtGACGACCAGAAACCTAAGAGGCGCGGgcccaagaagaagaaaatgaccAAAGCTCGGCTGCAGAGGTCTAAAGTTAGGCGCGTGAAGGCTAATGCGCGGGAGCGGAACCGCATGCACGGGCTCAATGACGCGCTGGAATGTTTGCGCAAAGTTGTTCCATGTTATTCTAAAACCCAGAAACTGTCAAAAATAGAAACACTGAGGCTTGCGAAAAATTACATTTGGGCTCTTTCCGAGATCCTGCGGTCAGGTAAAAGTCCGGATGTGATGTCATTTGTGCAGGCTCTCTGCAAGGGATTGTCTCAGCCGACCACTAATTTGGTAGCTGGGTGTCTCCAGCTTAACCCGAGAACGTTCCATCCGGAACAGGGTCAGGAATTGCCCTCCCACATGCAGACAGTAAGTGCTTCTTTCCCTGCGCATCCCTATTCGTACCAAACCCCTGGTCTTCCCAGTCCTCCGTACGGTACAATGGACAGCTCCCACATCTTTCACGTCAAGTCAAGCTCCTACGCAAGTGCTCTCGAGCCCTTCTTTGAAACCCCGCTGACGGACTGCACGAGCCCCTCGTTTGACGGACCCCTGAGTCCACCATTGAGCGTGAACGGGAACTTTTCTTTCAAGCACGAAGGATCTTCAGACTTCGAAAAGAACTACGCTTTCTCCATGCACTATCCGGGCGCAGGTCTGGCGGGTGCGCAGGGTCACGCTTCTCTCTACGGAAGCTCGACGCAGCGCTGCGAGGTCCCCATGGAAACAATTACGTCATATGACGGCCATTCTCACCACGAGAGACTCATGAACGCACAACTGAACGCTATATTCCACGAATAG